The DNA region CAGTTCCTCCGCCGGCGCAACTCCAGCTTCCTCGACGGCGTGGGCGCCGACGCGGAGCACCTCGCAGCGCACCTCGCGCGGCACCTCGCGCACGGCGTCGCCGGCCGCGCCGCGGGCGCGACCGCCGCCTGACCCACCGGAGCCCCGCCATGACGAACGCGTTCCCGATCGACCTCCGCCCCGACTACGACGCCATCGTGGTGGGCGCCCGCTGCGCCGGCGCCTCGACCGCGATGCTCCTCGCGCGCGCCGGCCTGCGCGTGCTCGCGGTGGACCGCGAGCCGGAGGGCTCGGACGCGCTCTCCACGCACGCGCTCATGCGGGGCGGCGCGCTCCAGCTCGCGCGCTGGGGCCTGCTGCACCGGCTGGCGGCGGCCGGGACCCCGGCCATCCGGACCGCCACGTTCCACTACGCCGGCGAGGCGCTTCCGCTCGCGGTGAAGCCGCGCGACGGCGTGGACGCGCTCTACGCGCCGCGCCGGACGGTGCTGGACCCGCTGCTGGTGGAGGCCGCCCGCGCCGCGGGCGCTCAGGTGGTCCACGGCGTGACGCTCCTCGACCTCGTGCGCGACGCCACGGGCCGCGTGTGCGGCGCGGTCCTGGCCGGCGCCGGGCCCGGCGCCGCCGCGACGGTCCGGGCGCGCCTGGTGATCGGCGCCGACGGGCTGCGCTCGCGGGTGGCGCGGCTCGCCGGCGCGCCCGTCGCGCGGCTCGGCGCCGCCGAGACGGGCGTGGTCTACGGCCACTGGTGCGGGCTCCCGGCGGACGGCTACCACTGGTACTACGCGCCGGGGGTGAGCGCGGGCGCGATCCCGACCAACGCCGGCCGCACCTGCCTGTTCGTGGCCGTCCCGCCGCGGCGCCTCCTCGCCGCGCTGCCGGGTGGGCTGCCGGACCTCTACCGCGCGGTCGTGGCGGAGGCCGCGCCCGAGCTCGCTCCGGCGCTCCCGGACGCGCACCTCGACGCGCGGCTCCGGGCGTTCCCCGGCGCCCGCGGCGTGCTCCGCCGCGCCCACGGCCCGGGCTGGGCGCTGGTGGGCGACGCGGGCTTCTTCCGGGATCCGCTCACCGCCCACGGGATCACCGACGCGCTCCGCGACGCCGAGCTGCTGGCGCGGGCCGTCGTCGCGGGCGGCGAGGCCGCGCTCGACGGGTACGAGGCGGCCCGCGACGGGGTGGCGCACGGGATCCTCGAGGTCACCGATCGCATCGCCTCGTTCGAGTGGGATCTCGACGAGGTCCGGCGCCAGCACCAGCTGCTCGCCCGGCACATGGCGGCGGAGGTGGACCTGCTGCTCGGGCTGGGCGCCGCGGCCGCGCCGCCGCCCGGCCTCGCCCGCGCTGGGTGACGCTCCGTGAAGACCATCGCGCCGGCGGCGGGGCGGCGTGCCGCACGCCCCGTCGCGGAAGTGGACCCCGGCCCGGGATCGGGACTCTCATTGGAGGGTGACATGGCTCCGCCGCGCCGCGCTGGTGCTCCTCCCCGTCGCCCTGCTCGGCGCGGCCGCCTGGACGCTCCACGCCGAGCTGCGCGGCCTGCACCTGCACCAGGTGGAGCGCGAGCTCTCGGCGCTCCCGGCCGCCCTGCTCGCGCTCGCCGCGGGGCTCACCGCGCTCGACTACCTGCTGCTCTCCGCCTACGACGTGCTGGCGCTGCGCTACGCCGGGCGCCGCCTGCCGTACTCGCGGGTGGTCTTCACCTCGTTCGTCTCCTACGCGTTCGGCAACAACGTCGGGTTCGCGCTGCTCTCGTCCGGCTCGGTGCGGTTCCGCCTCTACTCTCAGTGGGGCCTGTCGGCGCTCGAGATCACGCGCGTGGTGGCGTTCACCGCCGCGCAGCTCTGGGCCGGCCTCCTGCCCATCGCCGGCGTGGCGCTGCTGTCCGGCCTCCCCGTGCCGCTCCCGGGGTGGGCGGCCCGCGCGCTGGGCGCCGCCGCGCTGGCGGTCACCGCGTCGTACGTGGTCGCCGCCGCCCGCGGCACGACGCTGTCGGTGAAGGGCGTCCGCTTCTCGCTGCCCTCGCTGCCGCTCACGCTCGCGCAGATCGCCGTCTCGGCCGCCGACTGGGCGCTGGCGGCGCTGGTGCTGCACGTGCTGCTCCCGGCCGGCTCGCCGCTCGGGTTCGTGCAGCTGCTCGGGCTGTTCGTGGCGGCGCAGGTGGTGGGCCTGGCCTCGCAGGTGCCGGGCGGCCTGGGCGTGTTCGAGTCGATCGTGCTCGCGGCGCTCACGCCCGCGGTGCCGGCGCCGGCGGTGGTGTCGAGCCTGGTGGCGTTCCGGCTCGTCTACTACGTGGCGCCGTTCCTGGTCGCCTTCGCCCTGCTCGCGACGCACGAGCTGCTGCTGCGCCGGGCCTGGCTCGGGCGGATCCTGCGCGGCGCGCACGCCTCGTTCGCGCCGGTGGTGCCGTGGCTGGCCGGCGGCGCCGCCCTGCTCGCCGGCACGGTGCTGCTCGTCTCGGGCGCCACCCCGGCCGAGGCGGAGCGGCTCCACCTGCTGCGCCGCGCGCTGCCGCTGCCGGTGCTGGAGGCGTCGCACCTCGTCGGCAGCCTGGTCGGGACGGCGCTGCTCCTCCTCGCCCGCGCGCTGGTCCGCCGCATCGACGCGGCCTGGGCCGTCGCCATCGGCCTGCTCGCCGCCGGCGCGGTGGCGTCGCTCGCGAAGGGGCTCGACTGGGAGGAGGCGACGCTGCTCCTCGCGCTGCTCGCGGCCATCGCCCCGTTCCACCGCCAGTTCTACCGGCGCAGCTCCATGCTCGAGGGCATCCCCTCCGCCGGCTGGGCGCTCGGGGTGGCGCTGCTGGTGGCCGGGTCGATCGTGATCGGCATCCTCTCCTACCGCCACGTGGAGTGGTCGCGGGACCTGTGGTTCACGTTCGCGTTCCACGGGGACGCGCCGCGGTTCCTGCGCGCCTCGGTGGCCGGCGTCTCGCTGCTGGTGCTGTTCGGCGTCGCCACGCTGCTCCGCCCCGCGCCGCCGGAGCCCCCGCGCACGGGCGCGGCGGAGCTGGACCGCGTGCGCCCGCTGGTGGACCGCGCGCCGGAGTCCTACGCGCACCTCGCGCTCACCGGCGACAAGTGCCTGCTGTTCTCCGAGGGCGACGCCGCGTTCCTCATGTACGCGGTGGAGGGCCGGAGCTGGATCGCCATGGGCGACCCGGTCGGCCCGGATCCAGCCGCCACCGAGCTGGCCTGGCGCTTCCGCGAGCTGTCGGACCGGCACGGCGGGTGGGCCTGCTTCTACCAGGTCGGGCCGGCCGCGCTGCCGCGCTACCTCGACCTGGGCCTCTCGCTCCTGAAGCTGGGCGAGGAGGCGGTGGTGCCGCTGGAGGGCTTCTCGCTGGAGGGGAGCACCCGCCGCGCCCTGCGGCAGGCGCATGCCCGGGCGGAGCGCGACGGCCTCTCCTTCGAGGTCGTGCCCGCGCCGGCGGTGCCCGGGCTCCTCCCCGACCTCGCCGCGGTCTCGGACGCGTGGCTGACCGAGAAGGGCGTGCGCGAGAAGGGCTTCTCCCTCGGGTCGTTCGACCCGCGCTACCTGGCGGAGGGGCCGGTCGCGCTCGTGCGCCTGGACGGCAAGATCGTGGGCTTCGCGAACGTGTGGGCCAGCGCGGCCCGCGTGGAGCTGTCGGTGGACCTCATGCGCTACCACCCCGCCGCGCCGCGCTCGACCATGGACTACCTGTTCACGTCGCTCATGCTGTGGGGAAGGACCGAGGGCTACCGCGCGTTCAACCTCGGCATGGCCCCGTTCTCCGGGTTCGAGCCGCGCCAGCTCGCGCCGCTGTGGACGCGGATGGGCGCCCGGCTCTACCGGCACGGCGAGAACTTCTACAACTTCCAGGGGCTCCGCGCGTACAAGGAGAAGTTCGCGCCGGAGTGGCGGCCGCGCTGGCTGGCCGCGCCCGGCGGGCTCCGCCTGCCCGCGATCCTCGCGAACCTGACCGCGCTCGTGTCGCGCGGCCTGAAGGGCGTGGTGACCCGATGATCCCTGCCGCGCTGGCGCTGGCCCTCGCCGCCGTCCCCGCCACCCTCGACGTCCCCGGGCTCGGCGCCGTGCCCGTCGCCGCGCCGCTCGGCGCGCCACAGCGGGCGATCCTGCTCGTCTCGGGCGCGGGCGGCCGCGACGCCGCGCTCGACGCCCTGGCGCGCGCGCTCGCCGCCCGCGGCGCGCTGGTCGCGACCGTGGATCTCCCCGCGTACCTGCGCTCGGTGCGCGAGGCGCGCTGCGCCTACCCGGCGGCGGATCTCGAGACGCTGGCCCAGCGCCTCCAGAAGCGCGCCGGCCTCGGCGCGTACCTCCGGCCCATGCCCGTCGGCGTCGGCCTGGGCGCGTCGCTCGCGTGGGCCGCGCTCGCCGAGGCGCCCGCGGGGACGTTCTCCGGCGCGGCGCTCATCGGCTTCTGCCCCTCCCGCCCGCTGCCGGTCCACCTCTGCCACGGCTCCGGCCCGCTGCCCGAGGCGACGCGGGGCGGCGAGGTCGTCCCGGCCGCCCCGCACCTGGAGCAGCCGCCCGCGATCCTCGAGGACGCCGCCGGGCCAGGCTGTCCGGCGGGCGAGGCGCAGGCGTTCGCGCGCCAGGTGCCGGCCGCCACCCTGGAGACGCTGCCCGCGGGCGCGGACGCGGAGGCCCGGGCCGAGGCGGTGACCGCCCGGGCGCGCGCGCACGAGGCGGCCGCGACCGCCGCCGCCCCGCCCCCGCCCGCCCCGCCACCTGCGAACGCGCCGCCGGTCTCGGACCTGCCGGTGGTCGAGAACCCGGCCTCCGGACCGGGCCGCCGGATGGCCGTGATGCTCACCGGCGACGGCGGCTGGGTCGGGCTCGACAAGGGGCTCGCGAAGGCGCTCGTCGCGGCCGGGGTGCCGGTGGCCGGCCTCGACTCGCTCAAGTACTTCTGGAGCGCCAAGACGCCGGAGCAGACCGCGTCGGACGTGGGCCGGATGATCGCGCACTACCGCGCGAAGTGGGGGCGCGACGAGGTGCTGCTCATCGGCTACTCGCGCGGCGCGGACATCGTCCCGTTCCTGCCGCCGCGCATGCCGCCCGCCGAGCGCGCCGCGGTGAAGCTGGTGGCGATGCTGGGCCCGGAGTCCTTCGCCGAGTTCGAGGTCCACGTGGTGGACCTGTTCACCTCGGTGCGCCGCGGCGCCGCCACCTCGACGCGGAAGGCCGTCGAGGCGCTGGACGGCTCGGTGCGGATCCTCTGCGTCCAGGGGGTCGAGGAGAAGGACAGCGTCTGCCCGCAGCTCGAGGGCCGGCCCGAGGTGCGCCGGCTGGTGCTGCCGGGCGCCCACCACTTCGACCGCGACTACCCGAAGCTCGCGCGACTGGTGCTCGAGGCGGCGCCGTAGGCGAGGCGGGCGGCGACCTTGCGCGCGTCGTCGAGGAGCACCATCGCGACCGGGCACAGCGCCAGCCACGGCCAGGCGGCGGCGGGCAGCGGCGCGGTCCCGAACAGCGCCTGGAGCGGCGGCAGGTAGACGATCGCGGCCAGCACCGCGAGCTCGACCGCCACGCCCCAGCGCAGCAGGCGGCTGCGGGGCACGCCGAGCCGCGCCACCGGGATCCGCTCCGAGCGGCACGCGAGCAGGTTGCCGACCTGGCAGCACACGATGGCGGCGAGCGCCGCCGAGGTGGCCTCGCGCTGCAGCGCCACCACCGGCGCCGGCGCCGCGTGGGCGAGCAGCGCCGGCGCGACGGCGCGCAGCTCGCCCAGCCCGTACCCGGCGGCGCGCCAGGCGGCGAAGAACGCGACCAGGCACGCCCCGGCCTCGGCCACGCCCAGGAACGCGTACGCCCGCGCCAGCAGGCCTGCGTCGAGCAGCTTCCCGGTGCGCGCGCGCGGCGGCACGTCCATGGCGCCCGGCTCCGGCGGCTCCGCCCCGAGCGCGAGCGCGGGGAGCAGGTCGGTGCCGAGGTCGATCGCGAGGATCTGGAGGATGCCGAGCGCGGGCGGGACGCGGAGCGCGACCATGGCCAGGAACGGCGCGATCTCCGGGACGTTCGAGGTGAGCACGTAGGCGAGGAACTTGCGGACGTTCGCGAGCGTGGCCCGCCCCTCCTCGATCGCCGCCACGATGGTGGAGAGGTCGTCGTCGAGGATCACCACGTCCGCCGCGGCGCGCGCCACGTCGGTGCCGCTGCGGCCCATGGCCACGCCCACGTGCGCGGCGTGGAGGGCGGGCGCGTCGTTCACCCCGTCGCCGGTGACCGCCACGACGTGGCCGAGCCGCTGGTACGCGTGCACGAGCCGCAGCTTCTGCTCCGGGGCGACGCGCGCGAACACCAGCCCGCCGCCGCCGGCGAGCAGCGCGTCGAGGTCGCCGTCCGGGAGCGCCTCCAGCTCGGGGCCGTCCACGGCGCGCCAGCCGGCGCCCCACAGCCCGACCTCGCGGGCCAGCGCGCAGGCGGTGAGCGGGTGATCCCCGGTGACCATCGTGACGGTGATCCCGGCGCGCCGGCAGGCCTCCAGCGCCGCCTCGACGCCCTCGCGCGGCGGGTCCTCGAGGCCGATCAGCCCGGCGAAGGCGAGCCCGGCCTCCAGCCGCTCCGGCGCCAGCGCGGCGAGCTCGTCGCCGCCCTCGCGCACGGCCAGCGCGACCAGGCGGAGCCCGCGCGCGGCGGCCGCGTCGTGCGCGGCCGCGATCCGGTGCCGGCTGGCCGCGTCGAGCGGCCGCGCGGCGCCGCCCGCCAGCACCCGGTCGCAGCGCTCGAGCACGGACGCCAGCGCACCCTTGGTGACCGCCAGGCACGGCGCCGCGCCGGGCGCGCCGGACGCCGGGTCGGCCCGCACCACCGCCGTCATGCGCTTGCGCCGCGGGTCGAACGGCGCCTCCGCCAGGCGCGGGCACGCGGCCCGGAGGCGCCCGGGGTCGAGGCCCGCCGCCGCGGCCGCCTCGAGGAGCGCGCGATCGAGCGGATCGCCGATGCTGACCCCGCCGCCGCCCGGCACGCTCCGCGCGTCGTTCGCGAGCGCCGAGGCGGCGAGCAGGCGCCGGGCGGGCCCGGGCTCGCGGGCGGCCGCCGGCGAGGCCTCGCCCCCGTCCGGCGTCCACAGCGCCCGGATCTCGAGCGCGTTGCGGGTGAGCGTCCCGGTCTTGTCGGTGCACAGCACGTCCACCGCCCCGAGCGTCTCGACCGCCGAGAGCCGCGACACCAGCACGCGGCGCCGGGCCATCCGCTGCACGTTCGCGGCGAGCGTGACGGTGATGGTGGGCAGGAGCCCCTCCGGCACGTTCGCCACCAGGATCCCGATGGCGAACAGCAGGCTCTCCTCGAGCCCCGCCCCGAGCAGGCGCAGGAGCACGAAGACCCCGACGCCCATGCCCACCGCGATGGCGGTGACCAGACGCACCACCCCGCCCACCTGCAGCTCGAGCGTGCTCGGGGCCCGCGGCGACGTGGTGGCCAGCCGCGCCACCCGGCCCAGCTCGGTCGCCGCGCCGGTCGCGAAGACCACCGCGCGGGCCCGGCCCGTCGCGACCGTCGCGCCCGCGAGCGCCAGGCAGGGCAGCGCCGCGGCCGCGAGCTCGCCGACGCGCGGGCGCGGGTCGCGGTCCACCGGAAGCGACTCGCCGGTGAGCAGCGACACGTCGAGCCGGAACAGCGCCGCCTCGACGAGGCGCGCGTCGGCCGGGACGCGGTCGCCCTCCTCCAGCGCGAGCACGTCCCCCACCACCACCTCGCGCGCGTCCACCTCCAGGAGGTGCCCGCCGCGCACCAGCCGGGCCCGCGCCGGCACCAGCGCCTCGAGCGCCTCGAGCGCGTGCTCCGCCCGCCGCTCCTGCCAGAAGCCGAACACGCCGTTCAGCGCGATCACCAGGAAGACCGCCCAGGCCAGCTGCGGCATCCGCGAGACGAGCGCCAGCGCCCCGGCGGCCCAGAGCAGGAGCGCCATGGGGTGCGCGATCTGCGCGAGCGCCCGGCGCAGCGCCGGCCGGCGACGCCGCCGCGGCAGCGCGTTCGGGCCGGCCTCGCGCAGGCGCCGGGCGGCCTCCGCGGGGTCGAGCCCGTCGGGCGCGCTGCCGAGCGCGGCGTGGACCGAGGCGATGGGGAGCGCCGCGACCTCCCGCCGATCCATGGCGGCAGTGTAGGCTCGGGCGAGCCCCCGTCCGGCTCCTGCCGCTCGGGGCTGCGCCGCGGTGCGCAGGATGCGCCGACCTCGTCCGCTCGGGCGGCCC from Anaeromyxobacter dehalogenans 2CP-C includes:
- a CDS encoding FAD-dependent oxidoreductase, producing the protein MTNAFPIDLRPDYDAIVVGARCAGASTAMLLARAGLRVLAVDREPEGSDALSTHALMRGGALQLARWGLLHRLAAAGTPAIRTATFHYAGEALPLAVKPRDGVDALYAPRRTVLDPLLVEAARAAGAQVVHGVTLLDLVRDATGRVCGAVLAGAGPGAAATVRARLVIGADGLRSRVARLAGAPVARLGAAETGVVYGHWCGLPADGYHWYYAPGVSAGAIPTNAGRTCLFVAVPPRRLLAALPGGLPDLYRAVVAEAAPELAPALPDAHLDARLRAFPGARGVLRRAHGPGWALVGDAGFFRDPLTAHGITDALRDAELLARAVVAGGEAALDGYEAARDGVAHGILEVTDRIASFEWDLDEVRRQHQLLARHMAAEVDLLLGLGAAAAPPPGLARAG
- the mprF gene encoding bifunctional lysylphosphatidylglycerol flippase/synthetase MprF is translated as MTWLRRAALVLLPVALLGAAAWTLHAELRGLHLHQVERELSALPAALLALAAGLTALDYLLLSAYDVLALRYAGRRLPYSRVVFTSFVSYAFGNNVGFALLSSGSVRFRLYSQWGLSALEITRVVAFTAAQLWAGLLPIAGVALLSGLPVPLPGWAARALGAAALAVTASYVVAAARGTTLSVKGVRFSLPSLPLTLAQIAVSAADWALAALVLHVLLPAGSPLGFVQLLGLFVAAQVVGLASQVPGGLGVFESIVLAALTPAVPAPAVVSSLVAFRLVYYVAPFLVAFALLATHELLLRRAWLGRILRGAHASFAPVVPWLAGGAALLAGTVLLVSGATPAEAERLHLLRRALPLPVLEASHLVGSLVGTALLLLARALVRRIDAAWAVAIGLLAAGAVASLAKGLDWEEATLLLALLAAIAPFHRQFYRRSSMLEGIPSAGWALGVALLVAGSIVIGILSYRHVEWSRDLWFTFAFHGDAPRFLRASVAGVSLLVLFGVATLLRPAPPEPPRTGAAELDRVRPLVDRAPESYAHLALTGDKCLLFSEGDAAFLMYAVEGRSWIAMGDPVGPDPAATELAWRFRELSDRHGGWACFYQVGPAALPRYLDLGLSLLKLGEEAVVPLEGFSLEGSTRRALRQAHARAERDGLSFEVVPAPAVPGLLPDLAAVSDAWLTEKGVREKGFSLGSFDPRYLAEGPVALVRLDGKIVGFANVWASAARVELSVDLMRYHPAAPRSTMDYLFTSLMLWGRTEGYRAFNLGMAPFSGFEPRQLAPLWTRMGARLYRHGENFYNFQGLRAYKEKFAPEWRPRWLAAPGGLRLPAILANLTALVSRGLKGVVTR
- a CDS encoding virulence factor family protein, which gives rise to MIPAALALALAAVPATLDVPGLGAVPVAAPLGAPQRAILLVSGAGGRDAALDALARALAARGALVATVDLPAYLRSVREARCAYPAADLETLAQRLQKRAGLGAYLRPMPVGVGLGASLAWAALAEAPAGTFSGAALIGFCPSRPLPVHLCHGSGPLPEATRGGEVVPAAPHLEQPPAILEDAAGPGCPAGEAQAFARQVPAATLETLPAGADAEARAEAVTARARAHEAAATAAAPPPPAPPPANAPPVSDLPVVENPASGPGRRMAVMLTGDGGWVGLDKGLAKALVAAGVPVAGLDSLKYFWSAKTPEQTASDVGRMIAHYRAKWGRDEVLLIGYSRGADIVPFLPPRMPPAERAAVKLVAMLGPESFAEFEVHVVDLFTSVRRGAATSTRKAVEALDGSVRILCVQGVEEKDSVCPQLEGRPEVRRLVLPGAHHFDRDYPKLARLVLEAAP
- a CDS encoding cation-translocating P-type ATPase, which encodes MDRREVAALPIASVHAALGSAPDGLDPAEAARRLREAGPNALPRRRRRPALRRALAQIAHPMALLLWAAGALALVSRMPQLAWAVFLVIALNGVFGFWQERRAEHALEALEALVPARARLVRGGHLLEVDAREVVVGDVLALEEGDRVPADARLVEAALFRLDVSLLTGESLPVDRDPRPRVGELAAAALPCLALAGATVATGRARAVVFATGAATELGRVARLATTSPRAPSTLELQVGGVVRLVTAIAVGMGVGVFVLLRLLGAGLEESLLFAIGILVANVPEGLLPTITVTLAANVQRMARRRVLVSRLSAVETLGAVDVLCTDKTGTLTRNALEIRALWTPDGGEASPAAAREPGPARRLLAASALANDARSVPGGGGVSIGDPLDRALLEAAAAAGLDPGRLRAACPRLAEAPFDPRRKRMTAVVRADPASGAPGAAPCLAVTKGALASVLERCDRVLAGGAARPLDAASRHRIAAAHDAAAARGLRLVALAVREGGDELAALAPERLEAGLAFAGLIGLEDPPREGVEAALEACRRAGITVTMVTGDHPLTACALAREVGLWGAGWRAVDGPELEALPDGDLDALLAGGGGLVFARVAPEQKLRLVHAYQRLGHVVAVTGDGVNDAPALHAAHVGVAMGRSGTDVARAAADVVILDDDLSTIVAAIEEGRATLANVRKFLAYVLTSNVPEIAPFLAMVALRVPPALGILQILAIDLGTDLLPALALGAEPPEPGAMDVPPRARTGKLLDAGLLARAYAFLGVAEAGACLVAFFAAWRAAGYGLGELRAVAPALLAHAAPAPVVALQREATSAALAAIVCCQVGNLLACRSERIPVARLGVPRSRLLRWGVAVELAVLAAIVYLPPLQALFGTAPLPAAAWPWLALCPVAMVLLDDARKVAARLAYGAASSTSRASFG